Sequence from the Polyangium spumosum genome:
CCCATTCAAGCACGAGGACTTCACCTCGTTGAAGCTCCGCGAGCCGCGCCCCAAGCCGAACGCGCTCGCCCTCTCGCCGCAGCAGGTCGACCTCTTCCTCGATACCGCCGACAGGATGACCCACCCGGCCTACGGCGCCCTGTTCCGCCTCACGGCAGGCAGCGCCATCCGCATCGACGAGGCACGGCACCTGGACGCGCGCGACGTCGACGAGGCCCGTGGCCTCCTGACCATCACGCCCAAGCCGAACTGGACCACCAAGGGCTACCGCTACCGGGAGATCCCCGTCTCGGCACGCACCGCGGCGGCCGTCAGGGCGTTCGTGGCGCGCCAGAACGAGGTCGCCCTCGACGACAAGTCGGTCTGGAAGGAGATCCAGCGCATCCGGAAGGAAGCCAACCTACCGAAATTCTCGATCCACGACCTGCGGCGCGCCTGGGCGAGCGCCGTGCACGCGAACGGAGCGTCGCTCAAGCAGGTGAGCGTCTGGCTCGGACATGCGGACGTGCAGACGACCGAACGGTACATCCGCGTGTTTCTCACGCAGACGAGCGGGCACCAATACCTCCCACGGTGAGATCCCGGCTTGGCGGGAGCACCTCAGAGCGCGCCGACGAGGCCGCTCTGAACTTAGCTCCGAGCCCAAGAGGTCAGGACCGAGAGGAGCGCTCAAGCCCGAACGGCTGGCGGTAGGTGACCCCTCTGGGACGAGGTTTACGTCCTCACGCGCGTGAGACCGGGCGTGAACATGGACGGGGAGCCGCCGAGCGTTCTTGCCGTGGACCTCGGCCTCGGCACCCAGGCGGGTGGCTCGCACGAGATTTGGCAAAGATTTGGCACAGCCACTAACCCGCGGTTTCGGGCTCTCTGCAAGAGCCCGAAACCGCTAGGTTTTCTCGGAGCCGCCTTCGAGATTTGAACTCGAGACCTACGGTTTACGAAACCGTTGCTCTACCGCTGAGCTAAGGCGGCGTTCCCGTCGAACGGGCGCGCAGAAAAACCATGTCCTGCGCCGGTTGTCAACGACTTTTTTCGCCCCCCCGAAATTCCCCTGGAAACCGTCCTCCCCTCAGCCCTTCCCGATCCCCAGCATGCTCAGGCCCATGCAGGCCACCAGCGCTCCGAACTCCAGCCGCTCCGCTCTCCGTTCATCGAGCACTCGATCGCGCAGCCACAGCCCGATCACGTTCCCGCCCATCAGCGCGACCGTCAGCAAAACCGCTCGAACCATCGTCTCCCGGCTCATCATCCCCCCGAGCCCGTACGCCGCTACCCGCCCCGCGTGTAGCGCTACCGCGGCCGCTGCGATCGTCCCTACGAAACGCTTCCCCGACAGCCCTGCGGCCATGAACAGCGGCCCCACCAGGAGACCTGCTCCCCCCGCCGTCGCGCTCACCACCCCGATCCCAAGCCCCGCCGGCGCCATCGCCGCGGCCCGCGGACGCCATGTGAAGACGCCCAGCGCTCGGCCCATCGCCGCCGCCGTCATCACAAGCATCAGCCAGCGGAGCACCACCTCCGGCATCCACGCCGTCATCAGCCCGCCCACGAAGCTCCCAGGCACCGCCCCCCACGCGAACGCCTTCGCGGACGGACGATCGAACTCCTCCCGCAGCAGCCACAGCCGGTGCAGGTTCCCGAACAACATCGCCGGCGCCGTCGAGGCCAGCGCCGCCGCCGGACCCCACACGACCGAGAGGCCCAGCAAGAGCAAGATGCCCCCGCCAAGGCCCGCCATCGTCGTCAGCACCCCAGCCAAAACACCGAAAACCGGGAGAAGCGCCAGCATCGCGTCACCTCCTACTTCCCAGGCGTAGGGCCACAACCACCATCGGACCAATCGATTGTTCGGAACGCCGTGATAGCTCTTGCTGATGATGGACGCGCTTCGCCACTTCGCCCTCATCGCCGAGCACGGCACCTTCACCCGGGCCGCGCGGCACGCGCACCTGTCGCAGCCGGCGCTCACGGCCTCCATCCAGCGGCTCGAGGAGACCTTCGGCGCGCGCCTCCTCCACCGCGACCGCGCCGGGACCAGCCTCACGGCCGCCGGGCACGTCCTCTTGCCACGCGCCCTGCACATCCTCGCCGCCTTGGGCGACGCCAGACGCGCCGTCGCCGAGGTCGAGGGGCTCGAGGCCGGCGAGGTGCGGCTCGGCGCCGGCGCAACGGCATGCACCTACCTCCTGCCGCCCACGCTCTCCGCGTTCCGCGCCGCGCACCCCGGCGTGCGGTTTCGCCTCCGTGAGGCGACGACCGCCGAGGTGCTCGACGCGCTCGAGCGCGGGGAGATCGATCTCGGCGTGGTCACGCATCCCGAGGGAGAGCTCTGGATCGACGATGAGCTCATCCTCGTCTCCGCGCCGGGGCTCCCGACGAAGGACGCTCCTTTCGTGACGTTCGCCCGGGGCTCGACGACACGCGCGCTGCTCGATCAGCACTTCCCGGGCGCCGACGTGGTGATGGAGCTCGGCAGCATCGCGGCCGTGAAGGGCAACGTCCGCGCGGGGATCGGCGTGGCCCTCGTGAGCCGCTTCGCCGTGGAGCACGACCTCGCCCAGGGGCGCCTCGCCACGGTGCCGCACCCCGCGACGCCGATCGCGCGGCCCATGCACATCGTCCACCGCGGCGAGGATCGCCTCCCCCCCGCCGCCGCCGCGCTCCGGAGGCTCCTGCTCTCGCGCCGCGGCCTCCAGGCGAAGCGCTGACGCCCTTACTCCAGCGCCCCCGC
This genomic interval carries:
- a CDS encoding tyrosine-type recombinase/integrase, which gives rise to MSRSKRKYTLGQPHLLRRRGKGRLWTGWIDGREVSLGTPDRVEAQRKLDEFVARRQREQAAADRGGVEKGAPPVEAPLLTELAMQFAEYCRPPRHTKKTADSYAQRVLYFIEWAETNDVRRADEITFKLMSKYVRSRTQAGAQAATVNRDLTPVRQMFAFAKREGLIPKDPFKHEDFTSLKLREPRPKPNALALSPQQVDLFLDTADRMTHPAYGALFRLTAGSAIRIDEARHLDARDVDEARGLLTITPKPNWTTKGYRYREIPVSARTAAAVRAFVARQNEVALDDKSVWKEIQRIRKEANLPKFSIHDLRRAWASAVHANGASLKQVSVWLGHADVQTTERYIRVFLTQTSGHQYLPR
- a CDS encoding TSUP family transporter; amino-acid sequence: MLALLPVFGVLAGVLTTMAGLGGGILLLLGLSVVWGPAAALASTAPAMLFGNLHRLWLLREEFDRPSAKAFAWGAVPGSFVGGLMTAWMPEVVLRWLMLVMTAAAMGRALGVFTWRPRAAAMAPAGLGIGVVSATAGGAGLLVGPLFMAAGLSGKRFVGTIAAAAVALHAGRVAAYGLGGMMSRETMVRAVLLTVALMGGNVIGLWLRDRVLDERRAERLEFGALVACMGLSMLGIGKG
- a CDS encoding LysR family transcriptional regulator, with the protein product MMDALRHFALIAEHGTFTRAARHAHLSQPALTASIQRLEETFGARLLHRDRAGTSLTAAGHVLLPRALHILAALGDARRAVAEVEGLEAGEVRLGAGATACTYLLPPTLSAFRAAHPGVRFRLREATTAEVLDALERGEIDLGVVTHPEGELWIDDELILVSAPGLPTKDAPFVTFARGSTTRALLDQHFPGADVVMELGSIAAVKGNVRAGIGVALVSRFAVEHDLAQGRLATVPHPATPIARPMHIVHRGEDRLPPAAAALRRLLLSRRGLQAKR